In the genome of bacterium HR17, one region contains:
- the cpdA_4 gene encoding 3',5'-cyclic adenosine monophosphate phosphodiesterase CpdA, translated as MRVLVVGDLHGRWDGLWQALETEKPALVLCVGDWGDPGQVSRDGFERLLDRVPVHTVFGNHDDLALLQTLQNRDGTPVLLPHGIVLDRDGVRLAGINGIWAKSRRKPHYITAEEVAAIARQLAGQEVTVLLTHGCPIGLADETPKGTHGGQRCFLEAFRQVQPRLHLCGHLHRPQARQLKSGQWVINVGVTALGDYAVVDITPSQVTLLKQVTPSLRAAPSAWEGL; from the coding sequence ATGCGTGTGTTGGTCGTCGGTGATTTGCACGGTCGGTGGGATGGACTGTGGCAAGCGTTGGAAACGGAAAAGCCCGCATTGGTGCTCTGCGTCGGCGACTGGGGCGACCCCGGTCAAGTGTCTCGCGACGGCTTTGAACGCTTGCTGGATCGCGTGCCGGTTCACACCGTGTTCGGAAACCACGACGATTTAGCGCTGTTGCAGACGCTGCAAAACCGTGACGGGACACCTGTCCTACTCCCCCACGGGATCGTCCTTGACCGCGACGGGGTGCGGTTGGCAGGCATTAACGGCATCTGGGCAAAAAGCCGCCGCAAACCTCATTACATCACCGCTGAAGAAGTGGCAGCGATCGCTCGGCAACTGGCGGGGCAGGAGGTGACAGTGCTGTTGACGCACGGCTGTCCCATTGGGTTAGCCGACGAGACGCCGAAGGGCACCCACGGCGGGCAACGGTGTTTCCTGGAGGCGTTCAGACAGGTGCAACCTCGGTTGCATTTATGCGGGCATTTGCACAGACCCCAAGCGCGGCAGTTGAAAAGCGGACAGTGGGTCATCAATGTGGGCGTCACGGCGTTGGGCGATTACGCCGTCGTGGACATCACACCCTCGCAAGTGACCCTGCTCAAGCAGGTCACACCATCGCTACGCGCCGCGCCGTCGGCTTGGGAAGGGCTTTAA
- the rpoE_3 gene encoding ECF RNA polymerase sigma-E factor, which produces MPKPTALPDELLVQRAKAGDSSAFDQLVERHYQKVFALAFHLLGNADDAADATQEAFVRAFERLHQFRGDATFSTWLYRITVNICRDARRRFRPTPFSQLSEGDKDTLDAVLESADPDPAEEWQRRERREAVHRVLQRLPAEFQQVLVLCDLQGLTYAEVAAVLGVPEGTVKSRLHRARHAFKELWQQLHREQTFSPPRPKGGENQ; this is translated from the coding sequence ATGCCAAAACCCACAGCCCTCCCCGATGAACTATTGGTGCAACGGGCGAAAGCCGGCGATTCATCGGCGTTTGATCAGTTGGTGGAGCGGCATTACCAAAAGGTGTTCGCTTTGGCGTTTCATTTGTTGGGCAACGCTGACGACGCTGCTGACGCGACCCAAGAGGCGTTCGTGCGCGCGTTTGAGCGACTGCACCAGTTTCGCGGTGACGCAACATTTTCCACATGGCTCTACCGTATCACAGTCAATATCTGCCGCGATGCGCGACGGCGGTTTCGCCCTACCCCGTTTTCGCAATTGAGCGAGGGCGACAAGGACACGCTAGACGCCGTCCTTGAATCAGCCGACCCAGACCCCGCAGAAGAATGGCAGCGGCGGGAACGGCGCGAGGCGGTGCACCGCGTCCTGCAGCGCTTGCCCGCAGAGTTCCAGCAGGTCCTCGTCTTGTGCGACTTGCAGGGGTTGACCTACGCCGAAGTGGCAGCGGTGTTGGGTGTGCCGGAAGGCACCGTCAAGTCGCGTTTGCATCGTGCCCGTCACGCTTTCAAGGAACTCTGGCAACAACTCCATCGGGAACAAACCTTCTCCCCGCCGCGTCCAAAGGGAGGCGAAAACCAATGA
- the cutS_2 gene encoding Carbon monoxide dehydrogenase small chain yields the protein MERKLNRVRLTVNGRLHEIEVEPRERLLDVLRYRLGYTGPKEGCGTGDCGACTVLLDGKPVTSCLVLAVAANGRTVTTVEGIAQDGRLHPVQKAFVELGGLQCGICTPGFIVNAVALLNENPNPNEQFVRYWLAGNLCRCTGYHKIVQAVLTAARELQSQAQKTP from the coding sequence ATGGAGCGCAAATTAAACCGAGTGCGATTGACCGTCAACGGGCGTTTACACGAGATTGAAGTGGAGCCCCGTGAACGATTGTTGGATGTCCTTCGCTACCGTCTGGGCTACACGGGTCCCAAAGAAGGATGTGGCACCGGCGACTGCGGCGCTTGCACTGTCCTGCTGGACGGCAAGCCGGTCACTTCCTGCTTAGTGTTAGCCGTCGCCGCCAACGGACGCACCGTCACGACGGTGGAAGGTATCGCCCAAGACGGGCGGTTACACCCCGTCCAAAAAGCCTTCGTAGAGTTGGGCGGATTGCAATGTGGCATCTGCACCCCCGGCTTCATCGTCAACGCCGTCGCTTTGCTGAACGAAAACCCTAACCCGAACGAGCAGTTTGTGCGTTACTGGTTGGCGGGCAACTTGTGCCGCTGCACTGGCTACCACAAGATCGTGCAAGCGGTGTTGACGGCTGCCCGTGAGTTGCAATCCCAAGCGCAAAAGACACCGTAG
- the prkC gene encoding Serine/threonine-protein kinase PrkC — MIGTTVGTRFHIVSRLGEGWLFTVYRARDQLTGQPVAVKVLRPTFTSIPSFTVALQHACEQVTGLSHPALVRYLTVGEVNERQPFFWVCELVAGQELAQLLQRRLPLALPQALQLAVQIADALAYLHQHNIVHGDLRPHNILVTARGEVKVGDYGLWMAFTASRVVETEWMERVAPYLAPERFQGDEATPQSDIYALGVLLYQMLTGRLPYEAATVAEFAHFHMTALPPAPSSLNPAVPPHVDTLVLQAMAKDPQRRFDSANTLRAMLQAALALTDLAPSISTVPPHPTATPAETQVLTEGAAEEEKPVWRQITQSALAMLGGMFLGLLAVSVIVYYLLVGTRPREVVVPDVTGLPLTEAQRLLEERGLHLRVLRREPHRDIPPDHIVRMEDPEPNRRVVEGREVLVVVSQGVTPATVPDVTGQKVADAIAALKSARLRVGQRVEAFSETAPAGTVIGQQPPPLTQVPEDTPVHLIVSKGAPPPEPEVNWRDLPPDAKVARVAIVVGGTQLQQVVQIQVTDADGTREVYRGVHVPGDRVSKTVVVRGSGRIRVLVNGKPVAPDQEL; from the coding sequence ATGATTGGGACGACCGTTGGCACGCGCTTCCATATTGTCAGCCGATTGGGCGAGGGGTGGTTGTTTACTGTTTACCGCGCCCGTGACCAATTGACCGGGCAACCGGTCGCCGTGAAAGTATTGCGCCCAACTTTTACGAGTATCCCATCGTTCACCGTTGCGTTGCAGCACGCTTGTGAGCAGGTGACGGGGTTGAGCCATCCCGCGTTGGTGCGCTACCTGACTGTCGGGGAGGTTAACGAGCGACAGCCGTTCTTTTGGGTGTGCGAACTGGTCGCGGGGCAAGAGTTAGCCCAACTGTTGCAACGGCGGCTTCCGTTAGCGTTGCCTCAAGCCTTGCAATTGGCTGTTCAAATTGCCGATGCCCTCGCCTATTTGCACCAACACAATATCGTGCACGGGGATTTGCGACCACATAACATCCTCGTCACAGCGCGGGGCGAGGTCAAGGTGGGTGATTACGGGCTTTGGATGGCGTTCACGGCGTCCCGCGTGGTGGAGACGGAATGGATGGAACGCGTTGCCCCTTATTTGGCACCTGAACGCTTTCAAGGCGACGAGGCGACACCCCAAAGCGACATCTACGCGCTGGGCGTTTTGCTTTACCAGATGTTGACAGGGCGTTTACCTTATGAAGCGGCGACGGTGGCGGAGTTTGCGCACTTCCACATGACGGCACTGCCCCCAGCGCCTAGCAGCCTCAACCCCGCTGTGCCGCCCCATGTGGATACATTGGTGCTGCAAGCGATGGCAAAGGACCCTCAGCGACGGTTTGATTCGGCGAACACTTTGCGCGCCATGCTGCAAGCGGCGTTGGCGTTAACCGACCTTGCGCCGTCCATCTCAACTGTCCCGCCACACCCCACCGCAACCCCTGCAGAGACACAAGTGTTGACCGAAGGCGCGGCAGAGGAGGAAAAACCCGTGTGGCGTCAGATTACTCAGTCGGCTCTCGCCATGTTAGGCGGCATGTTTTTGGGGCTGTTGGCAGTCAGTGTCATCGTTTACTACCTCTTGGTCGGGACGCGACCCCGCGAAGTCGTCGTGCCCGATGTCACGGGCTTGCCGTTGACGGAAGCGCAACGCCTGTTGGAAGAACGGGGGTTACACTTGCGCGTCCTGCGGCGCGAACCCCATCGCGATATCCCTCCCGACCACATCGTGCGCATGGAAGACCCAGAGCCAAACCGACGCGTCGTTGAAGGACGGGAAGTGCTTGTCGTGGTCAGCCAAGGCGTTACGCCGGCAACAGTGCCCGATGTGACGGGTCAAAAGGTGGCGGATGCGATCGCGGCGTTGAAAAGCGCACGGTTGCGGGTCGGTCAACGCGTGGAAGCGTTCAGCGAGACCGCACCTGCCGGCACCGTCATCGGTCAACAACCCCCGCCCTTGACCCAAGTGCCCGAAGATACGCCCGTTCACCTCATCGTCAGCAAAGGGGCTCCACCGCCCGAACCCGAAGTGAATTGGCGCGACCTGCCACCGGACGCTAAAGTCGCGCGCGTCGCCATCGTCGTGGGCGGCACGCAACTCCAGCAGGTCGTGCAAATCCAAGTCACCGATGCAGATGGCACGCGGGAAGTTTATCGCGGCGTTCATGTCCCTGGCGACCGCGTGAGCAAAACGGTCGTCGTGCGGGGCAGCGGGCGCATCCGCGTCCTCGTCAACGGGAAACCGGTCGCCCCTGATCAGGAGTTGTGA